A single region of the Dehalobacter sp. 12DCB1 genome encodes:
- a CDS encoding MerR family transcriptional regulator: MEYSVRKLSRLAGISPRTIRYYDQMELLKPARINSSGYRLYGQAEVNRLQQILFYRELGMGLEMIKEVINSSSFNELKAFREHLSQLLQKKARLESLIVNIEKTIASYEGRMTMSDQEKFEGFKKKMIQENEAAYGEEIRQKYGDDVIDQSNQKFQGMKPEEYEEMTRLSVMITEKLEAAYQTGDPGSGLAREAAELHRNWLSYFWKEYSKEAHAGLGQMYVDDPRFTAYYDKKQPGTAAFLRDAILIYTGMKE; encoded by the coding sequence GTGGAATATTCGGTACGGAAACTTAGCCGGTTGGCAGGCATTAGCCCCAGAACAATCAGGTATTATGATCAAATGGAGCTTCTAAAGCCGGCCAGGATTAATTCTTCAGGCTATCGCCTATACGGACAGGCGGAAGTAAACAGGCTGCAGCAGATTTTGTTTTATCGTGAACTGGGCATGGGGCTGGAAATGATTAAGGAAGTGATCAATTCATCGTCTTTTAATGAACTAAAAGCCTTCCGGGAGCACCTTTCACAGCTGCTGCAAAAAAAAGCGCGGCTTGAAAGTCTGATCGTGAATATTGAGAAAACAATTGCGTCTTATGAAGGGAGAATGACCATGTCTGACCAAGAAAAATTTGAAGGATTCAAGAAAAAGATGATTCAGGAAAATGAAGCAGCTTATGGCGAGGAAATCCGCCAAAAATATGGAGATGATGTTATCGATCAGTCCAATCAAAAATTTCAGGGCATGAAACCTGAGGAGTATGAAGAAATGACTAGGCTTTCTGTCATGATTACAGAAAAGCTTGAAGCAGCTTACCAAACAGGTGATCCTGGCTCCGGGCTTGCTCGGGAAGCCGCAGAGCTGCACCGTAACTGGCTGAGCTATTTTTGGAAGGAATATAGCAAAGAAGCACATGCCGGTCTAGGACAGATGTATGTTGATGACCCAAGGTTTACAGCCTACTATGATAAGAAGCAGCCTGGGACGGCAGCCTTTTTACGGGATGCGATTCTTATCTATACCGGGATGAAGGAATAG
- a CDS encoding rubrerythrin family protein, with protein sequence MTSQDNMKESFAGESQANRKYTAFAQKAEEEGYNGAAKLFRAAAEAEALHALSQMKVLGMLKSTEENLKAGIDGETFEFTKMYPRFLENAKDEGNSEAQRVFHLANEAEKSHAALYKDALKDLTADNDYYYCQVCGYIHKNEAPEKCPVCGAPSSRFKNVQ encoded by the coding sequence ATGACATCGCAAGACAATATGAAAGAATCTTTTGCAGGCGAATCTCAAGCTAACCGAAAATATACCGCTTTCGCTCAGAAAGCTGAAGAAGAAGGATATAACGGCGCTGCCAAGCTATTTCGGGCAGCAGCTGAAGCTGAAGCCCTGCATGCGTTAAGCCAGATGAAAGTGCTGGGTATGCTAAAATCAACAGAAGAGAATCTCAAAGCTGGAATTGATGGCGAAACTTTTGAATTTACAAAAATGTATCCGCGTTTTCTGGAAAATGCAAAAGACGAAGGCAATTCTGAAGCACAAAGAGTTTTTCACTTAGCCAACGAGGCTGAGAAATCGCATGCCGCCTTATACAAAGACGCACTTAAAGATTTAACCGCAGACAATGACTACTATTACTGCCAGGTCTGCGGCTATATCCATAAAAACGAAGCACCGGAAAAATGCCCCGTTTGCGGTGCACCTTCTTCAAGATTCAAGAATGTGCAATAA
- a CDS encoding MFS transporter yields the protein MNKSNTKNSFVLIMILYLLGIFMGAIDTGIVTPARTVIQNNLLVDEKTGIWMITIYTLAYAASIPIMGKLADMFGRKYIYLASIFLFGLGSLFCGLAQEFNSFTVLLAARIVQALGGGGILPVATAEFGTTFPPEKRGMALGLVGGVYGIANIFGASAGSAILDIFGSSNWRFIFYVNLPITLFILIVGFLYLPNNRNDNVKKIDIGGILILTVMILALMYGLKNIDFFDFKSTLISMSVYPFLILFVLLIPFFILAEKKAEDPVMNLSYFTNSRIIITFIIAFITGIVLMGMIFVPQFAENSLKIASGSGGYFVIILGLFAGVGAPVSGKLIDQYGPKLILGLGFLISVVGSLFLIFVTVDHPSMLTVNISLVLMGLGMGFTMGTPLNYMMLENTKDEESNSALAALSLVRSIGTAIAPAIMVGFLAHAGAAVQDNVMNLLPKEVSIPKLPYAQELTTEINGMKSNPMMKKYLAGMAMPSLSFPEKIEIDMDSSNSNDQISDELMDKVKASDVTTITENSKLLAESFFADKTPDMVANIQAGIQNGIDALTSVESMPQSNVSFQDTITKMTVLKNAVPGALETAKQNYLTEIDQRSTVIEAEFQKTLNTGFKQVYLTVTISSLIGLIILCFYRRKPVNKQG from the coding sequence TTGAACAAATCAAATACAAAAAACAGCTTCGTTCTCATTATGATTCTATATCTGCTCGGTATTTTTATGGGCGCGATTGACACGGGAATTGTCACACCGGCCAGAACAGTTATTCAAAATAATTTGCTGGTCGATGAGAAAACCGGGATCTGGATGATTACGATTTATACCCTGGCTTATGCGGCCAGTATCCCGATCATGGGTAAACTTGCCGATATGTTCGGACGCAAGTACATTTATCTTGCCAGTATCTTTCTCTTTGGTCTGGGTTCTTTGTTCTGTGGTTTAGCCCAGGAGTTTAACAGCTTTACGGTCCTGCTCGCAGCCAGAATTGTCCAGGCGCTTGGCGGAGGGGGAATCCTTCCGGTTGCGACTGCTGAATTTGGTACGACTTTTCCTCCGGAAAAACGGGGGATGGCCCTGGGACTGGTTGGGGGAGTCTACGGGATTGCCAATATTTTCGGTGCTTCGGCAGGCAGTGCAATTCTGGATATCTTCGGTAGCAGTAACTGGCGGTTTATCTTTTATGTGAATCTGCCGATCACGCTGTTTATCCTGATCGTCGGCTTCCTCTATCTGCCAAACAACAGAAATGACAATGTCAAAAAAATTGATATCGGCGGAATCCTGATTCTGACCGTGATGATTCTCGCTTTAATGTATGGACTCAAGAATATTGACTTCTTTGATTTCAAGTCAACTTTAATCAGTATGAGTGTTTATCCTTTCCTGATCCTGTTTGTGCTTCTTATTCCTTTCTTTATCCTGGCTGAGAAAAAAGCAGAGGATCCGGTGATGAACTTATCGTATTTTACAAACTCACGGATCATTATCACCTTTATCATTGCCTTTATTACCGGAATTGTGTTGATGGGGATGATTTTTGTACCTCAGTTTGCCGAAAACTCATTGAAAATCGCTTCCGGAAGCGGCGGCTATTTTGTCATCATTCTTGGTTTGTTTGCAGGAGTTGGCGCTCCTGTATCCGGAAAGCTGATTGACCAATACGGACCTAAACTGATTTTAGGTCTCGGTTTTTTGATCTCTGTGGTTGGCTCGTTATTCCTAATCTTTGTCACAGTTGACCATCCCAGTATGTTGACGGTAAACATCAGTCTGGTTCTCATGGGCCTTGGTATGGGCTTTACGATGGGAACACCACTAAACTATATGATGCTGGAAAATACCAAAGATGAAGAGTCCAATTCCGCACTCGCGGCCTTGTCACTTGTCCGTTCGATTGGAACGGCGATTGCGCCTGCAATCATGGTTGGTTTTCTGGCACATGCCGGAGCCGCGGTCCAAGATAATGTGATGAACCTGCTGCCCAAAGAAGTCTCAATACCAAAACTACCTTATGCACAGGAACTTACAACAGAAATCAATGGGATGAAAAGCAACCCGATGATGAAGAAATATTTAGCAGGCATGGCTATGCCCAGCCTCTCATTTCCGGAAAAAATTGAAATAGATATGGACAGCAGCAACAGCAACGATCAGATTTCCGATGAACTAATGGATAAGGTAAAAGCTTCTGATGTAACAACCATCACGGAGAACAGCAAACTGCTTGCAGAAAGCTTCTTTGCAGATAAGACCCCGGATATGGTTGCGAATATACAGGCCGGGATACAAAATGGAATTGATGCGCTTACGTCTGTAGAATCGATGCCCCAGTCAAACGTATCCTTTCAGGATACGATAACAAAAATGACGGTCTTAAAAAATGCTGTCCCGGGAGCATTGGAGACTGCCAAACAAAATTATCTCACGGAAATCGATCAGAGAAGCACAGTCATTGAAGCAGAATTCCAAAAAACCTTAAACACTGGATTTAAGCAGGTGTATCTGACAGTTACGATTTCTTCTCTGATTGGCTTGATCATCCTGTGTTTCTATCGAAGAAAACCGGTCAATAAGCAAGGATAG
- a CDS encoding MarR family transcriptional regulator, with the protein MKDLSVIFRFNRIYSMRRLSKYHLGHSEQEILMFLSKNGQVNQDMIATFFVIDKGAVAKSLSKLEEKGYVNRTINPENHREKMITLTPRGLEIMDNMQEILTDWHTAIYEGLNEEDIVQFQKIMSVIAANSMKAVNECERI; encoded by the coding sequence ATGAAAGACCTGTCGGTCATATTTCGGTTTAATCGCATTTATTCAATGAGAAGGTTGAGTAAATATCATTTGGGGCATTCTGAACAAGAAATTCTGATGTTTTTATCTAAAAACGGTCAGGTAAATCAAGATATGATTGCCACTTTTTTCGTCATTGACAAGGGTGCGGTTGCCAAAAGTTTAAGCAAGCTCGAAGAAAAAGGGTATGTGAATCGAACGATAAACCCTGAAAACCACCGCGAGAAAATGATAACCCTAACGCCAAGGGGATTGGAAATCATGGACAACATGCAGGAAATCCTGACTGACTGGCATACAGCCATCTATGAAGGACTTAACGAAGAAGACATCGTACAGTTCCAAAAAATAATGTCGGTCATTGCCGCCAATAGCATGAAAGCCGTCAACGAATGCGAGAGAATTTAG
- a CDS encoding SDR family oxidoreductase codes for MKALITGASSGIGRDIARVLSTKGYDLILVARRLDRLEELKKELSCDVQTISLDLAQEESCFRLYDLVKDQEIDMLINNAGFAVYGEFDQTDLAKELELIHTNIKAVHILMKLFLQDFKQRNRGYILNVASSAAFLPGPLMATYYASKAYVLRLTEAVHKELQKTDSKVYVGALCPGPVHTEFEQNAKITFGVKALNSPYVARYTVDRMLKHKRVIIPGILMKAAFIFTKILPQKILLHFLYKLQKEKFV; via the coding sequence ATGAAAGCCTTAATTACAGGGGCCAGTTCAGGTATTGGCCGGGATATTGCCAGAGTGCTGAGCACGAAAGGGTATGATTTAATCCTGGTTGCACGGCGTCTTGACAGGCTGGAAGAATTAAAGAAGGAGCTTTCCTGTGATGTCCAGACGATCAGCCTCGATCTTGCCCAGGAGGAATCCTGTTTCCGTCTTTACGATCTGGTCAAGGATCAGGAGATCGATATGCTGATCAATAATGCGGGATTTGCTGTCTACGGCGAATTTGATCAGACGGACCTTGCCAAGGAATTGGAATTGATCCATACCAATATCAAAGCAGTTCATATCTTAATGAAGCTGTTTCTGCAGGACTTTAAGCAGCGTAACCGGGGGTATATATTAAATGTGGCTTCTTCGGCTGCCTTTTTACCCGGGCCTTTGATGGCTACTTATTATGCTTCGAAAGCCTATGTACTAAGACTGACGGAAGCTGTACATAAAGAGCTGCAAAAAACGGACAGCAAAGTGTATGTAGGAGCACTGTGTCCAGGGCCGGTCCATACCGAGTTCGAACAAAACGCCAAGATCACGTTTGGGGTAAAAGCGCTGAACAGCCCTTATGTAGCCAGGTATACGGTTGACCGAATGCTCAAACATAAAAGGGTGATTATTCCCGGGATATTGATGAAGGCTGCCTTTATCTTTACGAAGATCCTGCCACAAAAAATACTATTGCATTTTCTCTATAAACTGCAAAAAGAAAAATTTGTTTAG
- the hslO gene encoding Hsp33 family molecular chaperone HslO gives MNDYLVKALGYDGKVRAYAALTTETVGEAQRRHQTWPTASAALGRTLTAGLMLGAMLKGDEQLTVKIEGNGPLGIILVDANAHGEVRGYVTNPQTHLDLNQIGKLDVSGAVGSEGTLSVVKDLGMRDYFTGQVPLYSGEIGEDFTYYLVKSEQIPSSVGLGVLVAPDNTIQASGGFIIQLLPGTAEETISEIEEHLKTITPVSTMIQHGFTPEEMLEEILGKNNVQVLEKMPVKFRCQCSKERIGNAMISLGKEEIEEIIQTDGQAEAQCHFCNEMYLFSQEELEKLRDAAK, from the coding sequence ATGAACGATTATTTGGTTAAGGCTTTGGGTTATGACGGCAAGGTACGCGCTTACGCAGCTTTGACGACGGAAACCGTCGGTGAAGCCCAGCGCAGGCATCAGACCTGGCCGACAGCATCGGCGGCACTCGGCCGGACTCTGACCGCCGGTCTAATGCTCGGGGCGATGCTCAAAGGCGATGAACAACTGACTGTCAAAATTGAAGGCAACGGCCCGTTGGGTATTATCCTGGTTGACGCCAATGCGCACGGGGAAGTCAGGGGCTATGTCACCAATCCTCAAACGCATTTGGATCTAAATCAAATAGGAAAATTAGATGTCAGCGGAGCTGTAGGTTCTGAAGGTACATTGTCTGTTGTTAAGGACCTGGGTATGCGGGATTACTTTACCGGGCAGGTCCCGTTATACTCCGGAGAAATCGGGGAAGACTTTACCTATTATCTCGTCAAATCCGAACAGATTCCTTCTTCGGTCGGACTCGGTGTCTTGGTTGCACCCGATAATACAATTCAGGCTTCCGGCGGTTTTATTATCCAGCTATTGCCCGGAACAGCTGAAGAGACTATTTCTGAAATTGAAGAACATCTTAAGACAATTACCCCGGTCTCAACGATGATTCAGCATGGGTTTACGCCGGAGGAAATGCTGGAAGAAATCTTAGGCAAAAATAATGTTCAGGTACTTGAGAAAATGCCGGTGAAATTTCGATGCCAGTGTTCCAAGGAGCGGATCGGCAACGCGATGATCAGTTTAGGCAAAGAGGAAATCGAGGAGATCATCCAAACCGATGGTCAGGCGGAAGCCCAGTGCCATTTCTGCAATGAGATGTATCTGTTTTCGCAAGAGGAGCTTGAGAAGCTGAGGGATGCCGCAAAGTAA
- a CDS encoding MMPL family transporter codes for MVKDGTGMQLLIEKLVKFLIAHKRAVLLTYLAIIIVSIALVPSIKVNYDLAEYLPGHSMTKQAITLVDKEFGYPGTAQVMVENVSIQEAALAKEKIKEVPGVKNVIWLDDVTDITVPESFISQDYLDSYYKDGAALFQVEFAQGDYASETGDALKTIRGSLGEKASITGEAEDSSHMREVLASEMSKIMIIVIPLCVLILMLACYSWIEPLLYLTVIGISVIINAGTNAFFPDISFITNSIAAVLQFAISMDFSLFLCHRYLEERDAGAAFVPAIIKAVKNTLSSISASALTIVAGFLALLFMQYGIGKDLGLVLIKGICLSYISVIILLPVLIAIFHKTIDKTRHRPLVPPFKKIGLGAIKVKYLLFALAVIVIIPSFLAQKNTDFLYGNTSGSSSEGTIAEERKNIESRFGVYNPVVVLIPNDDISSEIQLAEELKKQKYIRDVQTLVTLADPAVPRSLLPQSVKDMFLSEHYTRMIVLMNITGEKPETSKAVAELEQSVQKYYPDEWYAAGNATSIADIKNTVEHDTRTVNLFSILSVGLIILLTFRSISVPILLISVIESSIWINMGIPYFQGSSLVFIGYLVVSSIQLGATIDYGILMSNRYLEFRKTQKPRDAVLSALNTAGNTVMISALILAVAGFAEGLLSQIKAISDIGILLGRGAALSGLMVLVLLPVLLMTFDKIIMKTTFSVKESEREETI; via the coding sequence ATGGTAAAGGATGGTACGGGTATGCAGCTGCTTATAGAAAAGCTTGTGAAGTTTCTTATTGCCCATAAACGGGCGGTTTTATTGACCTATCTGGCTATTATCATCGTTAGCATTGCGCTTGTACCCAGTATTAAAGTCAACTATGATTTGGCGGAATATCTGCCGGGTCACTCCATGACCAAGCAGGCGATTACACTTGTGGACAAGGAATTTGGTTATCCGGGAACTGCTCAGGTCATGGTAGAAAATGTTTCTATCCAAGAGGCCGCGCTTGCCAAGGAAAAAATCAAAGAGGTTCCGGGTGTAAAAAACGTAATCTGGCTGGACGATGTCACAGATATCACAGTCCCTGAATCCTTTATTTCCCAGGATTATCTGGATAGTTACTACAAAGATGGTGCGGCCTTATTCCAGGTTGAATTTGCGCAGGGGGATTATGCCTCGGAAACAGGGGATGCCCTGAAGACGATCCGGGGTTCCTTAGGCGAAAAGGCTAGTATCACGGGGGAAGCTGAAGATTCAAGCCATATGCGGGAAGTACTGGCCTCGGAAATGTCCAAGATCATGATCATCGTTATTCCGCTCTGCGTCCTCATCCTGATGTTGGCATGTTACTCCTGGATAGAACCGCTGCTCTATTTAACCGTCATTGGTATTTCCGTGATTATCAATGCCGGAACGAATGCTTTTTTCCCTGACATATCCTTTATCACGAATTCAATTGCCGCGGTGCTGCAATTCGCCATTTCGATGGATTTTTCATTGTTTCTTTGCCACCGCTATCTAGAGGAAAGGGATGCCGGGGCAGCGTTTGTTCCTGCAATTATCAAAGCAGTAAAAAATACATTATCGTCTATTTCGGCGAGCGCACTGACGATTGTAGCAGGTTTTTTAGCCTTGCTGTTTATGCAGTACGGGATCGGGAAAGATCTTGGACTGGTACTGATTAAAGGAATCTGTCTGAGCTATATCAGTGTGATCATTTTGCTGCCGGTTCTGATTGCGATCTTCCACAAAACGATTGATAAAACCCGGCATAGACCACTCGTTCCCCCTTTTAAGAAGATAGGACTTGGTGCAATTAAAGTAAAATATCTGCTGTTTGCCCTGGCTGTGATCGTTATTATTCCGTCTTTCCTGGCACAAAAGAATACCGACTTTTTATATGGCAATACTTCCGGAAGTTCCAGTGAGGGAACCATTGCCGAGGAAAGAAAGAACATTGAAAGCCGCTTCGGCGTCTATAATCCTGTCGTTGTACTTATACCAAATGATGATATTTCCTCGGAAATTCAGCTGGCCGAGGAACTGAAGAAACAGAAATATATCCGCGATGTTCAGACCCTGGTTACGCTGGCAGATCCTGCTGTACCACGTTCTTTACTGCCGCAAAGCGTTAAGGATATGTTCCTGTCAGAACATTATACCCGGATGATCGTTCTGATGAACATTACCGGTGAAAAGCCCGAGACTTCCAAAGCCGTTGCCGAACTCGAGCAGTCGGTGCAGAAGTATTACCCTGACGAATGGTATGCCGCGGGGAATGCCACCAGTATTGCCGATATTAAGAATACGGTTGAACATGATACGCGTACAGTTAACCTTTTTTCAATTCTTTCCGTGGGTCTGATTATTCTACTGACCTTCCGTTCCATCTCTGTTCCGATTCTGCTGATCAGCGTTATTGAGTCTTCGATTTGGATCAACATGGGTATCCCCTATTTTCAGGGATCAAGCTTGGTGTTTATCGGCTATCTGGTGGTGAGTTCCATCCAGCTTGGCGCAACAATCGATTATGGGATCCTGATGTCCAACCGCTATCTCGAATTCAGGAAGACGCAAAAACCCAGAGATGCGGTGCTGTCTGCGTTGAATACTGCCGGGAACACAGTGATGATCTCAGCTCTGATTCTTGCCGTGGCGGGTTTTGCGGAAGGACTGCTCTCCCAGATTAAAGCAATCAGCGATATTGGAATTTTGCTGGGCAGAGGAGCTGCACTGTCGGGACTGATGGTTCTTGTTTTGCTGCCGGTGCTGCTGATGACGTTTGATAAAATCATCATGAAGACCACTTTCTCTGTGAAAGAAAGTGAGAGAGAGGAGACAATCTGA
- a CDS encoding TetR/AcrR family transcriptional regulator yields MQVPKEEIKKRIIEAAEEEFLVSGYRHSSMRNIAQQAGITVGNIYSYFSGKDDLLDNILQSTIEQLRKLVFINISDKSNLSTQSITYVTEAMTKVFLDNRTQFLILMKNVAGSKYENIKAELIELVKQRLENDLFLSSSKPGSDMLLADSLAVALIEGIINIFNKYGGDEVRLANLLNKFLLLIIGDIQKRI; encoded by the coding sequence ATGCAAGTGCCGAAAGAAGAAATCAAAAAAAGGATCATTGAGGCTGCGGAAGAGGAGTTTCTCGTCTCAGGCTACCGTCATTCCTCAATGCGGAATATTGCGCAGCAAGCCGGGATTACCGTAGGGAATATTTACTCCTATTTTTCCGGCAAGGATGACCTGCTCGATAATATTCTTCAGTCTACCATAGAACAGCTTCGGAAATTGGTATTCATTAACATATCCGATAAGAGCAACCTGTCGACGCAAAGCATTACTTATGTCACGGAAGCGATGACCAAGGTGTTTCTGGATAACAGAACGCAGTTTTTGATTCTGATGAAGAATGTTGCAGGTTCCAAATACGAAAATATAAAGGCGGAACTGATTGAGCTTGTCAAGCAGCGTCTGGAAAACGATTTGTTCCTAAGCAGTTCCAAGCCCGGCAGCGATATGTTGCTTGCCGATTCCCTGGCCGTGGCGCTTATTGAAGGTATCATCAATATTTTTAATAAGTATGGCGGGGATGAAGTACGTCTGGCCAATCTGCTGAACAAGTTCCTTTTATTGATTATTGGGGATATTCAAAAGAGGATTTAA
- a CDS encoding cytochrome b/b6 domain-containing protein produces the protein MSSKLVTKIVLDIAMSILFVFLLDAFGTGLAFHEIAGLFIFALFGIHILLNWAWVKNTTLNLWQNKLRNRTAVSVKMKYALNLAIFISILIIVTTGVLISKVLFPSDTTHGEWIYLIHKWTSYICLGFLITHLAIHASYFVKSVGRIIICLKERNVRKTLVRLGAACLLIVMLYTRVLSTVSTSDENQLGKIAETQITTSPSTSQNRTDSPMESQYNENRTYSGDSVSDNRDNGGSITGDMTIGNDKSEDADAIGSANDAATDATVGDTTGPEEKISLDEYLSQLHCNGCHKNCSLLYPQCDKAQREIRVAEQDYQELYGI, from the coding sequence ATGAGCAGCAAATTAGTAACAAAGATTGTATTGGATATTGCGATGAGCATACTTTTTGTGTTTCTGTTGGATGCTTTTGGAACCGGATTAGCTTTTCATGAGATTGCAGGGCTATTTATTTTTGCTCTTTTTGGTATCCATATTCTGTTAAACTGGGCCTGGGTCAAAAATACAACGTTGAATCTATGGCAAAACAAGCTTAGAAACAGGACCGCAGTTTCCGTAAAGATGAAATATGCTTTAAACCTTGCAATCTTCATCAGTATTTTGATCATCGTGACTACGGGGGTATTGATATCGAAGGTTTTGTTTCCTTCGGATACGACGCATGGTGAATGGATCTATTTGATCCATAAATGGACATCGTACATCTGTCTGGGCTTCTTGATCACGCATCTGGCGATTCATGCCAGCTATTTTGTGAAATCAGTCGGCAGGATCATCATATGCCTAAAAGAGCGTAATGTCAGGAAAACACTGGTTCGCCTTGGTGCGGCGTGCCTGCTAATCGTCATGTTGTATACCCGGGTTCTTTCAACAGTTTCGACAAGCGATGAGAATCAATTAGGCAAAATTGCAGAGACCCAGATCACGACATCGCCAAGTACATCCCAAAACAGGACGGACTCCCCAATGGAAAGTCAATATAATGAAAACAGAACCTATTCGGGGGATTCAGTTTCTGACAATCGTGATAATGGAGGCAGTATTACCGGGGATATGACGATTGGCAATGATAAATCAGAAGACGCTGATGCTATTGGTTCGGCAAATGATGCCGCTACGGATGCAACTGTTGGTGATACTACCGGTCCGGAAGAAAAAATCAGTCTTGATGAATACTTGTCCCAGCTGCACTGTAACGGTTGCCATAAAAACTGCTCTCTTTTGTATCCGCAATGCGATAAGGCCCAACGGGAGATAAGGGTGGCAGAACAGGACTATCAGGAACTTTATGGGATATAA
- a CDS encoding cob(I)yrinic acid a,c-diamide adenosyltransferase, with protein sequence MKKGLIHIYCGDGKGKTTASLGLAVRCAGRGRRVLIVQFLKSQDTGELHTLEKIPGITFLRGEESFSFYNQETNEQKEQRRTVYNKILQQAVSACREGQADLLILDEAVASYNYDLIDRVFLLEFLRTKPEGLEVVLTGRGPAEELLDLADYVSEIKKVKHPYDKGIKARLGIER encoded by the coding sequence ATGAAAAAAGGTCTTATTCATATTTACTGCGGGGATGGCAAAGGAAAAACGACCGCTTCTCTCGGTCTGGCAGTGAGGTGTGCAGGCAGAGGGCGCAGGGTATTGATCGTCCAGTTCTTAAAAAGCCAGGATACTGGAGAACTACATACCCTGGAGAAAATTCCGGGGATAACATTTTTGCGCGGTGAAGAATCCTTCAGTTTCTATAATCAGGAAACAAATGAGCAGAAGGAGCAACGCAGGACCGTTTATAATAAGATCCTGCAGCAGGCGGTTTCAGCGTGCCGTGAGGGCCAAGCCGATTTGCTGATTCTTGATGAAGCAGTAGCCTCCTATAATTATGACCTGATTGACCGTGTGTTTCTGCTTGAATTTTTGCGGACGAAACCTGAAGGGCTTGAGGTTGTGCTGACCGGACGGGGGCCTGCGGAGGAGCTTCTTGATCTAGCCGACTATGTCTCTGAGATCAAGAAGGTTAAACATCCTTATGATAAAGGGATCAAAGCGCGTCTCGGCATTGAACGGTAA